The genomic region ACGAGGAAGGGGATCGCGATGTCGGTCGACTGCAACAGCCGGTACTGCCTCCTCGACCCGTTCGCGGGCGGGATGATCGCCGTCTGCGAATCCGCCCGGAACGTCGCCTGCTCCGGGGCGGAGCCGATCGGCCTCACCGACTGCCTGAACTTCGGCAACCCGGAGAAGCCGGAGATCATGTGGCAGTTCCGCTCGGCGATCGAGGGGATGTCGAAGGCGTGCGACGCGCTCTCGATCCCGGTGGTCTCCGGGAACGTCTCCTTCTACAACGAAACGATGGGAAAGGGGATCCATCCGACCCCGACGGTGGCGACGGTGGGGCTGCTTCCGGACGCCTCGACGCGGCTTACGCAATGGTTTTCGGCGCCGGGGGACCGGGTGTTCCTCGCGGGTGCCGACCGTCTCGGCCCGCACCTCGGAGGGTCCCTGTACCTCAAGGAGGCGCACGGACGCGTTGCGGGCACGCCGCCCCCGGTGGACCTCGGGCACGAGAAGCGGCTGCAGGAGTTCCTCCGCGCCGCGGCCCGGGAAGGGATCGCCGCGTCCGCCCACGACCTGGCGGAGGGGGGATACGCCTGCGCCCTTGCCGAATGCTGCATCACGCGCCCGGAGGGGCCGATCGGCGTGACGGCGGCCAATCCGTATCCCGAGCGGGTCCGCGCGGACTTCGCGATGTTCGCGGAGTGCCAGGGCGCGGTCCTCGTCTCCTGCCGCCCCGGAAAAAGGGAATCCCTGCTCGACGCGGCCCGTCGGTTCCGTATTACAATGACGGAATTGGGACACGTCGGCGGGGAGCACATCGACATCGAGGGCGTTGCGAAGGTCCGGGCGGTCGACCTGCTGGAAGTCTGGCGGGACGGATTCGCCTCGGCACTGGGCCTCGACCGGTAGGGGAGCGGATGTTCGACGGCTGGAACGAGGAGTGCGGGATCTTCGGGATCCACGGCCACCCCGAGGCGTCCAACATGACGTACCTGGGGCTCTACGCCCTGCAGCACCGCGGGCAGGAGAGCGCCGGGATCGCCAGCACGGACGGCGAGGTCATCACCTTCCACAAGGAGATGGGGCTGGTCGCCGACATCTTCTCGGAGGAGATCCTGTCCCGCCTCCCCGGCCACGCCGCCATCGGCCACGTCCGCTACTCGACCACCGGCAGCTCCGACCTGAAGAACGCGCAGCCCGTGGTGGTCGACTTCGAATCCGGATCCATCGCCGTCGCCCACAACGGGAACCTCGTGAACGCGCACGAGATCAAGCGGGAGCTCGAGGTCTCCGGTTCCATCTTCCAGTCGACGATGGACACGGAAGTCATCGTCCACCTCATCGCGCGCTCCCGGAAGGATCGGATCGAGGACCGGATCGTCGACGCGCTGAACCAGGTCCGCGGCGCGTACTCCCTCCTGTTCATGACCCGCGACAAGCTGATCGGGGTGCGGGACCCCCACGGGATCCGCCCGCTGGTCCTCGGGAAGCTCAAGGGGGAGGACGGCGGCACGGTGATCTGCTCCGAGTCGTGCGCGCTCGACCTCATCGAGGCGGATTTCCTCCGGGACGTCGCGCCCGGCGAGATGGTCGTGGTCGACCACCGCGGAACGCAGTCGTACCACCCGTTCCTCCCGGCGGTCGAGCGGTTCTGCATCTTCGAATACATCTACTTCGCCCGCCCCGACTCGGTGCTGGGCGGCAGGAGCATCTACGAGGTCCGCAAGGCGCTCGGCCGGCAGCTCGCCCGGGAGCACCCGGCCGGCGCGGACATCGTGATCCCGGTCCCCGATTCGGGCGTGCCGGCGGCGCTGGGGTATTCGGAGGCGGCGGGGATCCCGTTCGAGATGGGGCTGATCCGGAACCATTACGTGGGGCGCACCTTCATCGAGCCGCAGCAGTCGATCCGGCATTTCGGCGTGAAGATCAAGCTGAACGCCGTGCGCGGAGTGGTGAACGGGAAGCGGGTCGTCGTGGTCGACGATTCGATCGTGCGGGGGACGACGGGCCGCAAGATCATCAAGATGATCCGGGCGGCGGGGGCGAAGGAGATCCACGTCCGCATCAGCTCGCCGCCGACCTGCTACCCGTGCTTCTACGGGATCGACACGCCGCTGCGGCGCGACCTGATCGCGGCCACTCACACGCTGGAGGAGATCAACACGTATCTCACCTCCGACACCCTGGGGTACCTCAG from Deltaproteobacteria bacterium harbors:
- a CDS encoding amidophosphoribosyltransferase, giving the protein MFDGWNEECGIFGIHGHPEASNMTYLGLYALQHRGQESAGIASTDGEVITFHKEMGLVADIFSEEILSRLPGHAAIGHVRYSTTGSSDLKNAQPVVVDFESGSIAVAHNGNLVNAHEIKRELEVSGSIFQSTMDTEVIVHLIARSRKDRIEDRIVDALNQVRGAYSLLFMTRDKLIGVRDPHGIRPLVLGKLKGEDGGTVICSESCALDLIEADFLRDVAPGEMVVVDHRGTQSYHPFLPAVERFCIFEYIYFARPDSVLGGRSIYEVRKALGRQLAREHPAGADIVIPVPDSGVPAALGYSEAAGIPFEMGLIRNHYVGRTFIEPQQSIRHFGVKIKLNAVRGVVNGKRVVVVDDSIVRGTTGRKIIKMIRAAGAKEIHVRISSPPTCYPCFYGIDTPLRRDLIAATHTLEEINTYLTSDTLGYLSMEGLHACVPNGNISYCDACFSGNYSIPLETVETEEQLPLFRGSVRI